Proteins from a single region of Dysosmobacter acutus:
- a CDS encoding MBL fold metallo-hydrolase RNA specificity domain-containing protein has protein sequence MKLSFYGADQCVTGSCHCLEVNGKKILVDCGLQQGRDEVDNQSLPFAPGNIDYLLVTHAHIDHSGRIPMLVKQGFQGRILTTRLTAELLNIMLLDSAHIQEQDAEWKNRKGERSGAAHVEPLYTIEDAQRVQEYVTTCEYGQVVELCEGVEVEFVDAGHLLGSACVAMDLKEGDVKKRIVFSGDLGNIKQPIIRDPVHFQGADYVVMESTYGDRNHTEVWSYTDDLAKIIDETMARGGNVIIPSFAVGRTQELLYFIREIKDQHMVKSNPDFAVYIDSPLAKRATTIFTGDLQGYLDDDALKLVKDGTHMFNFTNLRMTETSEESKALNEDRTPKVIISASGMCDAGRIRHHLKHNLWRSECTVVFVGYQGEGTLGRHLLEGAESVKLFGEEIAVRAQIVNFHGLSSHADRDHLLSWIQDFKAPKPEHVFVVHGDREVAPFFAQTLCGLGFEAHAPQYTEVYDLAANRQLEVGYLPERKAKPFDGAPKTSSAYQSLVSVGEMLMELIRRSRGRDNKSLASFADSLRKLIEKWDV, from the coding sequence ATGAAGCTGAGTTTTTACGGAGCAGATCAATGCGTGACCGGCAGCTGTCACTGCCTGGAGGTAAACGGCAAGAAGATTCTTGTGGATTGCGGACTGCAGCAGGGACGGGACGAGGTGGACAACCAGAGCCTGCCCTTCGCCCCGGGGAACATCGACTATCTGCTTGTAACCCACGCCCACATCGACCATTCGGGACGCATCCCCATGCTGGTCAAGCAGGGGTTCCAGGGCCGAATCCTGACCACCCGGTTGACCGCGGAGCTGTTGAACATCATGCTGCTGGACTCCGCCCACATTCAGGAGCAGGACGCCGAGTGGAAAAACCGCAAGGGCGAGCGCTCCGGCGCGGCCCATGTGGAGCCGCTCTACACCATCGAGGACGCCCAGCGGGTGCAGGAATATGTGACCACCTGTGAGTACGGCCAGGTGGTGGAGCTGTGCGAGGGCGTTGAGGTGGAGTTTGTGGACGCCGGCCACCTGTTAGGCTCGGCCTGCGTGGCCATGGACCTGAAGGAGGGGGATGTAAAAAAGCGCATCGTCTTCTCCGGCGACTTAGGCAACATCAAGCAGCCCATCATCCGCGATCCGGTCCATTTCCAGGGCGCCGACTACGTGGTGATGGAGTCCACCTACGGCGACCGCAACCACACGGAGGTGTGGAGCTACACCGACGATCTGGCGAAGATCATCGACGAGACCATGGCCCGGGGCGGCAACGTCATCATCCCCTCCTTTGCCGTGGGCCGCACCCAGGAGCTTTTGTATTTTATCCGGGAGATCAAGGATCAGCATATGGTCAAGTCCAACCCGGACTTTGCGGTGTACATCGATTCGCCTCTGGCCAAGCGGGCCACCACCATTTTCACCGGAGACCTTCAGGGCTATCTGGACGACGACGCGCTGAAGCTGGTGAAGGACGGCACCCACATGTTCAACTTCACCAACCTCCGCATGACGGAGACCAGCGAGGAGTCCAAGGCCCTCAATGAGGACCGGACGCCCAAGGTCATCATCTCCGCCTCCGGCATGTGCGACGCGGGCCGCATCCGCCATCACTTAAAGCACAACCTGTGGCGGTCGGAGTGTACGGTGGTGTTTGTGGGCTATCAGGGCGAGGGAACCCTGGGCCGCCACCTGCTGGAGGGGGCGGAAAGCGTCAAGCTCTTCGGCGAGGAGATCGCTGTCAGGGCCCAGATCGTCAACTTCCACGGCCTCAGCTCCCACGCCGACCGGGACCATCTGCTCAGCTGGATTCAGGACTTCAAGGCGCCAAAGCCGGAGCACGTGTTCGTGGTCCACGGCGACCGGGAGGTGGCTCCCTTCTTCGCCCAGACACTCTGCGGCCTGGGCTTTGAGGCCCATGCGCCCCAGTACACCGAGGTCTACGATCTGGCGGCCAACCGCCAGCTGGAGGTGGGCTACCTGCCCGAGCGGAAGGCAAAGCCCTTCGACGGCGCACCCAAGACCTCCTCGGCCTACCAGAGCCTTGTGTCCGTGGGCGAGATGCTCATGGAGCTCATCCGCCGCAGCCGGGGACGGGACAACAAGAGCCTTGCCTCCTTTGCGGATTCGCTGCGTAAGCTGATTGAGAAATGGGACGTTTGA
- a CDS encoding DUF4177 domain-containing protein, translated as MKKYEYKVITIATVLAMTTKQFEKTAQEFETHLNELGADGWELVQRMDSFFFFKRAVE; from the coding sequence ATGAAAAAATATGAATATAAGGTAATCACGATTGCAACAGTTCTGGCTATGACTACAAAACAGTTTGAAAAGACGGCTCAGGAGTTTGAAACACATCTAAACGAGCTGGGGGCGGATGGCTGGGAGCTGGTTCAACGCATGGATAGTTTCTTTTTCTTTAAGAGAGCCGTTGAATAA